The Allocatelliglobosispora scoriae genome contains a region encoding:
- a CDS encoding mucoidy inhibitor MuiA family protein, whose amino-acid sequence MSIQLEPPIVAVTVYPDAARVTRRVAAQLTAGEERVHLGPLPQTINTESVRVAGRGPATILGVATTLRRQARQTDPRVAELEERVRDFEVQLAALEDEEQALEARLTFIDRLAQRAGTSYARAMATGEGDPATAFGFADSITEQVVQTKARQRATVRLRDRLTEEMAAVQRELHELPQQYMPDQHFVEVRLAADADGEIELDLTYEVYGVGWESSYDLRLEGDTLAVTWYAEVSQHTGEDWPECELRLSTAAASGRVGIPKLDPWFLSRWTPPPVPQPQARAMRMTMAASADGFAGAPPAAAAPAPMLAKTAVMEVNETTAAVVYRPEHPVAIPGDGSGEQVTLAVFDLPAVVDYVSAPVVSTDTYLRATVTNTSQHALRPGLGSLFHGGEFVSRTQVENWAPGEERELALGLTDRVRVERELVKRAVTKQMLGSDRRVELEYRTKIGNHTGREARITVLDQIPVGRDETIKIADVRLTPAPTEKTDLGEITWTLTLPPEAKTTLTMAFRVDHPKDATITGWRE is encoded by the coding sequence ATGTCCATCCAGCTTGAGCCACCGATCGTTGCCGTCACCGTCTATCCCGACGCCGCACGGGTGACCCGTCGGGTAGCGGCCCAGCTCACGGCAGGCGAGGAGCGCGTGCACCTCGGCCCGCTGCCGCAGACCATCAACACCGAGTCCGTCCGGGTCGCCGGGCGCGGCCCCGCCACCATCCTCGGCGTCGCCACCACCCTGCGTCGCCAGGCGCGGCAGACCGACCCCCGGGTGGCGGAGCTGGAGGAGCGCGTCCGGGACTTCGAGGTGCAGCTCGCCGCGCTGGAGGACGAGGAGCAGGCGCTCGAAGCCCGGCTCACCTTCATCGACCGGCTCGCCCAGCGGGCCGGTACGAGCTATGCCCGGGCCATGGCGACCGGCGAGGGCGACCCCGCCACCGCGTTCGGTTTCGCCGACTCGATCACCGAGCAGGTGGTGCAGACCAAGGCCCGCCAGCGCGCCACCGTCCGGCTGCGCGACCGCCTCACCGAAGAGATGGCGGCCGTCCAGCGGGAGCTGCACGAGCTGCCCCAGCAGTACATGCCCGACCAGCACTTCGTCGAGGTGCGCCTCGCCGCCGACGCCGACGGTGAGATCGAGCTGGACCTGACCTACGAGGTCTACGGAGTCGGCTGGGAGTCCAGTTACGACCTGCGCCTCGAGGGCGACACCCTCGCCGTCACCTGGTACGCCGAGGTGTCCCAGCACACCGGTGAGGACTGGCCGGAGTGCGAGCTGCGCCTGTCCACCGCCGCCGCGAGCGGCCGGGTCGGCATCCCGAAGCTCGACCCGTGGTTCCTGTCCCGGTGGACCCCGCCACCCGTGCCGCAGCCGCAGGCGCGGGCGATGCGGATGACGATGGCCGCCTCGGCCGACGGTTTCGCGGGAGCCCCGCCCGCCGCTGCGGCCCCGGCTCCGATGCTCGCGAAGACCGCCGTCATGGAGGTCAACGAGACGACCGCCGCCGTCGTCTACCGCCCGGAGCACCCCGTGGCGATCCCCGGCGACGGGAGCGGGGAGCAGGTCACGCTCGCCGTCTTCGACCTGCCGGCCGTGGTCGACTACGTCAGTGCCCCGGTCGTCTCGACGGATACCTACCTGCGGGCCACGGTCACCAACACCTCGCAGCACGCGCTGCGCCCCGGTCTGGGCTCGCTGTTCCACGGCGGGGAGTTCGTCTCGCGTACCCAGGTGGAGAATTGGGCGCCCGGCGAGGAGCGCGAGCTGGCCCTCGGCCTCACGGATCGGGTGCGGGTCGAGCGCGAGCTGGTCAAGCGAGCCGTGACCAAGCAGATGCTGGGTTCCGACCGTCGAGTGGAGCTCGAATACCGCACGAAGATCGGCAACCACACCGGCCGCGAGGCCAGGATCACGGTCCTGGACCAGATCCCGGTGGGCCGCGACGAGACGATCAAGATCGCCGACGTCCGCCTCACCCCCGCCCCCACCGAGAAAACGGATCTGGGCGAGATCACCTGGACCCTGACCCTCCCCCCAGAAGCCAAAACGACCCTGACGATGGCCTTCCGAGTAGACCACCCCAAGGACGCCACCATCACCGGCTGGCGCGAGTAA
- a CDS encoding DUF4190 domain-containing protein produces MTYPYGSPGTSVFPTPVTGPAAASAINALVFGILAVFIGWFSCGLMALFAIISGHVGLKATRYGARPGRGMAVTGLILGYVMLLPNALIYPALFPAQTARIVRDFTDFFQAL; encoded by the coding sequence ATGACATATCCCTATGGGAGCCCGGGCACGTCGGTGTTCCCGACACCGGTGACGGGACCGGCCGCGGCGAGTGCGATCAACGCGCTCGTCTTCGGCATCCTCGCGGTCTTCATCGGCTGGTTCTCCTGCGGGTTGATGGCGCTCTTCGCGATCATCAGCGGCCACGTCGGCCTGAAGGCGACCCGCTACGGTGCGCGTCCCGGGCGGGGAATGGCCGTGACCGGTCTGATCCTGGGGTACGTGATGCTGCTCCCCAACGCGCTGATCTACCCGGCGCTCTTTCCCGCCCAGACCGCCCGGATCGTGCGCGACTTCACCGATTTCTTCCAAGCCCTCTGA
- a CDS encoding metallophosphoesterase family protein, translated as MKHRLTSAFVCTALAVALLITPASAPVAAALPDPVLVAAGDISTCYGDGDAATALLLDRIPGTVVSLGDHAYPYSSAELLTTCYDRTWGRHKARTRPVVGNHEYKVGGGKPYFDYFGAAAGDPTKGYYSYDLAGWHVVALNSNCLIVACAAGSAQAQWLRADLTASAARTCQIALWHAPLFTSGKEHKPEPAMRDLFQILVDFGVEVNLTGHNHHYERFAPQLADGTADQARGVQEFVVGTGGASHYSFLPTPKPNSLVRENATHGVLALTLHPTTYDWRFHGIEGPFTDAGTAPCH; from the coding sequence GTGAAGCACCGCCTGACCTCGGCCTTCGTCTGCACAGCGCTGGCTGTCGCATTACTGATCACACCGGCGAGCGCGCCCGTCGCGGCCGCACTGCCGGATCCGGTGCTGGTGGCCGCGGGTGACATCTCGACCTGCTACGGCGACGGCGACGCGGCGACCGCGCTGCTGCTCGACCGGATCCCCGGCACGGTCGTGTCGCTCGGCGACCACGCCTACCCCTACAGCAGCGCGGAGCTGCTCACGACCTGCTACGACCGCACGTGGGGTCGACACAAGGCCCGGACCCGGCCGGTGGTCGGCAACCATGAGTACAAGGTGGGCGGCGGCAAACCCTACTTCGACTACTTCGGCGCGGCGGCGGGCGACCCGACCAAGGGCTACTACTCCTATGACCTGGCCGGATGGCACGTCGTGGCGCTCAACTCCAACTGCCTCATCGTCGCCTGCGCGGCCGGATCGGCGCAGGCCCAGTGGCTGCGGGCCGACCTGACGGCGAGCGCCGCGCGGACGTGCCAGATCGCGCTGTGGCACGCCCCGCTCTTCACCTCGGGCAAGGAGCACAAGCCGGAACCCGCGATGCGGGACCTCTTCCAGATCCTGGTCGACTTCGGCGTCGAGGTGAACCTGACCGGCCACAACCACCACTACGAGCGCTTCGCCCCCCAGTTGGCGGACGGCACCGCCGATCAGGCCCGCGGGGTCCAGGAGTTCGTCGTGGGCACGGGCGGCGCGAGCCACTACAGCTTCCTGCCGACCCCCAAGCCCAACTCCCTGGTACGCGAGAACGCCACCCACGGCGTCCTGGCCCTGACCCTCCACCCGACGACATACGACTGGCGCTTCCACGGCATAGAGGGCCCCTTCACCGACGCCGGCACCGCCCCCTGCCACTGA
- a CDS encoding GbsR/MarR family transcriptional regulator, translated as MDIDDERRYAEDVGLTLGLMGLTPAYGKLLGWLLICDPPAQTSTQLAEALGLSKGSVSTGMRMLEQIGMARRVSLPGQRGHAYEMTPDGMIRATDTGDKFRIMCDLMQRGLDLIVDEQSPRAQRLRVTRDFYEFIAARVPDLVAEFKRANDI; from the coding sequence ATGGACATCGACGACGAACGGCGGTACGCCGAAGATGTCGGCCTGACCCTCGGCCTGATGGGTCTCACCCCCGCATACGGCAAGCTCCTGGGCTGGCTGCTGATCTGCGACCCGCCTGCGCAGACCAGCACCCAGCTCGCCGAGGCGTTGGGATTGTCGAAGGGCTCGGTCTCCACCGGCATGCGCATGCTGGAGCAGATCGGGATGGCCCGGCGGGTCAGCCTGCCCGGGCAGCGCGGACACGCCTACGAGATGACGCCGGACGGGATGATCCGCGCCACCGACACCGGCGACAAGTTCCGCATCATGTGCGACCTGATGCAGCGCGGGCTCGACCTCATCGTCGACGAGCAGAGCCCCCGCGCCCAGCGGCTGCGGGTCACCCGCGACTTCTACGAGTTCATCGCGGCCCGGGTCCCCGACCTGGTCGCCGAGTTCAAACGAGCCAACGACATCTAG
- a CDS encoding ABC transporter permease subunit, with protein MNVFRKHLRDNRRGYLGWTVALAAVAAMYASFWPSLGGNADMASAMEALPPAVKDAFHMQDITSASGYFGSSVFGILIPVLTTVFAIGTGVRAIAGDEESGTLDLTLAHPVSRVGLALQRFAAIVVALLAATAAILAMLLVLRSPAEFTQLSVGNLAATSFQLALLGICFASIAFALGAFTGRRTLALGTTAGLAVVTYLADSFLPQIKGLAWTERFSPYNWYLGGEPLVNGVQWADVALLIAVSAAAVAIGTYRFTKRDIAV; from the coding sequence GTGAACGTCTTCCGCAAGCACCTGCGGGACAACCGGCGGGGCTACCTCGGCTGGACCGTCGCGCTGGCCGCCGTCGCCGCCATGTACGCCTCGTTCTGGCCCTCGCTCGGCGGCAACGCCGACATGGCGAGCGCGATGGAGGCCCTGCCCCCGGCGGTCAAGGACGCCTTCCACATGCAGGACATCACGAGCGCCTCCGGGTACTTCGGGTCCAGCGTCTTCGGCATCCTGATCCCCGTACTCACCACGGTTTTCGCGATCGGCACGGGCGTCAGGGCGATAGCCGGCGACGAGGAGTCGGGGACCCTGGACCTGACGCTCGCCCACCCGGTCTCCCGGGTCGGGCTGGCGCTGCAGCGCTTCGCGGCGATCGTGGTCGCGCTGCTCGCGGCGACGGCGGCGATCCTGGCGATGCTGCTGGTGCTGCGGTCACCGGCCGAGTTCACCCAGCTCAGCGTGGGCAACCTCGCCGCGACGAGCTTCCAGCTGGCCCTGCTGGGGATCTGCTTCGCGTCGATCGCCTTCGCCCTCGGCGCCTTCACCGGCCGGCGGACCCTGGCGCTGGGCACGACGGCCGGGCTGGCGGTCGTCACCTACCTCGCGGATTCGTTCCTGCCGCAGATCAAGGGCTTGGCCTGGACCGAGCGCTTCTCCCCCTACAACTGGTATCTGGGCGGCGAACCCCTGGTCAACGGTGTCCAGTGGGCCGATGTGGCGCTCCTGATCGCGGTCTCAGCGGCGGCGGTGGCCATCGGCACCTACCGCTTCACCAAGCGCGACATCGCCGTCTGA
- a CDS encoding ABC transporter ATP-binding protein: MADSPAIEAEGLIKRYGSGRTAKTALTGLDLTVERGEVFGFLGPNGAGKTTTIRLVLDLIRPTSGRLAVLGGSPRDAVATRARMGYLAGDFVVNGRQTGRELLTYLGRLRGGVPAARIDELAGRLDLDLSRRIGSLSKGNRQKVGVVQAFMHSPELLILDEPTSGLDPFLQQQFVELVQEASANGQTVFMSSHVLSEVQQTCHRVGIIRDGSLVTVADVDQLREQAQRRVELVFATTVTADDFAAVTELRDVTVTDSPAGGSILRGHLSGSPDSLIKAAARYDVTGLLAEEPELEELFFSYYERGAQS, translated from the coding sequence ATGGCTGACTCACCGGCCATCGAGGCCGAAGGACTGATCAAACGGTACGGCTCCGGCCGCACCGCGAAGACCGCCCTGACCGGCCTCGACCTCACCGTGGAACGAGGGGAGGTCTTCGGCTTCCTCGGTCCCAACGGCGCCGGCAAGACCACCACGATCCGCCTCGTCCTCGACCTCATCCGACCCACCTCGGGCCGACTCGCCGTGCTCGGCGGCTCACCCCGCGACGCGGTGGCGACCCGCGCGAGGATGGGCTACCTCGCGGGCGACTTCGTCGTCAACGGCCGACAGACCGGCCGCGAGCTGCTCACCTACCTGGGCCGGTTGCGGGGTGGCGTCCCGGCGGCCCGGATCGACGAGCTCGCCGGGCGCCTCGACCTCGACCTGTCCCGCCGGATCGGCAGCCTCTCCAAGGGCAACCGGCAGAAGGTCGGCGTCGTGCAGGCGTTCATGCACTCCCCCGAGCTGCTCATCCTCGACGAGCCGACCAGCGGCCTGGACCCGTTCCTGCAGCAGCAGTTCGTCGAGCTGGTCCAGGAGGCGAGCGCCAACGGCCAGACCGTCTTCATGTCGTCGCACGTGCTCAGCGAGGTGCAGCAGACCTGCCACCGGGTCGGCATCATCCGCGACGGCTCGCTCGTCACCGTCGCCGATGTGGACCAGCTGCGCGAGCAGGCCCAGCGCCGGGTCGAGCTCGTCTTCGCCACGACGGTCACCGCCGACGACTTCGCCGCGGTCACCGAGCTGCGCGACGTGACCGTCACCGACTCCCCCGCCGGCGGCAGCATCCTGCGCGGGCACCTCTCCGGCAGCCCGGACTCGCTGATCAAGGCGGCGGCCCGGTACGACGTGACCGGCCTGCTCGCCGAGGAGCCCGAGCTGGAGGAGCTCTTCTTCAGCTACTACGAGCGAGGAGCGCAGTCGTGA
- a CDS encoding thiamine pyrophosphate-dependent enzyme encodes MLAGMTTPQDLDERFRTTVTGFKPDAGSTLEVGGWGLTPPQLLRIFDAQVTSRHLDLAARWLRGFGEGFYTIGSSGHEGNAAVAAALRHTDPAMLHYRSGAFYCLRAGQAGEPDMDPVRDVLRGTVASSLEPIAGGRHKVFGHHSLNIIPITSTIASHLPRAVGLAFALERSRRGGNGSKLEGRVASALGTAPVTTPWPADALMVCSFGDASVNHASATTAFNTAGWIDHTGLKLPILFVCEDNGLGISVRSPDGWVEAALSSRPGVRYFQSDGCDAVTVHAATLQASEWVRTTRRPAVLHLKTVRLMGHAGADAEIAYRSTREIEADLARDPLVATARRLIEADLISPEELLARYDEVGWQVRRTAEEVIREPKLASSAEVTAPLAPRRPVRVARAIAEAGERAAGPLAMQRSHPTAPQTLAQAINTTLADALLTMPETLLFGEDVAAKGGVYGVTKGLRERFGVNRVFDTLLDETSILGLAAGAGLAGMVPVPEIQYLAYLHNAEDQLRGEAATMQFFSGGRFRNPMVVRIAGLGYQEGFGGHFHNDNSIAVLRDIPGLVIACPARADDAAAMLRTCLTAAAVDGAVCAFLEPIALYHTRDLYESGDGEWLSDYPDPRRWGSTHVPIGRARVYGVGSADALTMITFGNGLRMSLRVAARLAQEGVGTRVVDLRWLAPLPVADIVRESSATGRVLVVDETRRSGGVAEGVLAALIDSGYVGSVTRVAAADTFIPLGHAAKTVLVSEDQIMSSARAILAA; translated from the coding sequence ATGCTGGCTGGCATGACAACCCCTCAGGATCTTGATGAGCGGTTCCGGACCACCGTCACCGGCTTCAAGCCCGATGCCGGCAGCACCCTGGAGGTGGGCGGCTGGGGACTGACCCCGCCGCAACTGCTGCGGATCTTCGACGCGCAGGTCACCAGCCGTCATCTCGATCTCGCCGCCCGCTGGCTGCGCGGGTTCGGCGAGGGTTTCTACACGATCGGCTCGTCCGGACACGAGGGCAACGCCGCCGTCGCCGCCGCGCTGCGCCACACCGACCCGGCGATGCTGCACTACCGCTCGGGCGCCTTCTACTGCCTGCGGGCCGGGCAGGCGGGCGAGCCCGACATGGATCCGGTGCGCGACGTGCTCCGGGGCACCGTCGCGTCCAGTCTGGAGCCGATCGCGGGCGGCCGGCACAAGGTCTTCGGCCACCACTCGCTCAACATCATCCCGATCACCTCCACGATCGCGTCGCACCTGCCCCGGGCGGTCGGGCTCGCCTTCGCCCTGGAACGGTCCCGGCGCGGCGGCAACGGCTCCAAGCTGGAGGGCCGCGTCGCGAGCGCACTCGGCACCGCACCCGTCACCACGCCGTGGCCGGCCGACGCGCTCATGGTCTGCTCCTTCGGCGACGCGTCGGTCAACCACGCCTCGGCCACCACCGCCTTCAACACGGCGGGCTGGATCGACCACACCGGCCTTAAACTGCCCATCCTCTTCGTCTGCGAGGACAACGGGCTCGGCATCAGCGTCCGATCGCCCGACGGGTGGGTCGAGGCCGCGCTCTCCTCCCGGCCGGGGGTCCGCTACTTCCAGTCGGACGGCTGCGACGCGGTGACCGTCCATGCCGCGACCCTCCAGGCATCCGAGTGGGTACGCACGACGCGCCGCCCCGCCGTCCTCCACCTCAAGACCGTGCGCCTGATGGGCCACGCCGGCGCCGACGCGGAGATCGCCTACCGCAGCACCCGGGAGATCGAGGCGGACCTCGCCCGCGATCCCCTCGTCGCGACCGCCCGACGCCTGATCGAGGCCGACCTGATCTCGCCCGAGGAGCTGCTGGCCCGCTACGACGAGGTCGGCTGGCAGGTCCGCCGGACCGCCGAGGAGGTCATCCGCGAGCCCAAGCTGGCCTCGTCCGCCGAGGTGACGGCCCCGCTCGCCCCGCGCCGACCGGTCCGGGTCGCCCGGGCCATCGCCGAGGCGGGGGAGCGCGCAGCCGGGCCGCTCGCCATGCAGCGCTCGCACCCCACCGCACCGCAGACCCTCGCCCAGGCGATCAACACGACGCTCGCCGACGCGCTGCTCACGATGCCGGAGACGCTGCTCTTCGGCGAGGACGTGGCGGCGAAGGGCGGCGTCTACGGCGTCACGAAGGGGCTGCGCGAGCGGTTCGGCGTCAACCGGGTCTTCGACACGCTGCTCGACGAGACGTCGATCCTGGGGCTCGCCGCCGGGGCCGGGCTCGCCGGGATGGTGCCGGTGCCGGAGATCCAGTACCTGGCGTACCTGCACAACGCCGAGGACCAGCTCCGGGGCGAGGCCGCCACGATGCAGTTCTTCTCCGGCGGGCGCTTCCGCAACCCCATGGTCGTGCGCATCGCGGGCCTCGGCTACCAGGAGGGGTTCGGCGGGCACTTCCACAACGACAACTCGATCGCCGTGCTCCGCGACATCCCCGGGCTCGTCATCGCCTGCCCCGCCCGCGCCGACGACGCGGCGGCGATGCTGCGGACGTGCCTGACGGCCGCCGCCGTGGATGGCGCAGTCTGTGCCTTCCTGGAGCCGATCGCGCTCTATCACACCCGTGATCTCTACGAGTCCGGCGATGGTGAGTGGCTCTCGGATTACCCCGACCCCCGGCGCTGGGGCTCCACCCACGTGCCGATCGGCCGGGCCCGCGTCTACGGGGTGGGGAGTGCCGATGCTCTCACCATGATCACGTTTGGCAACGGGCTCCGGATGTCCCTGCGGGTCGCCGCCCGGCTCGCCCAGGAGGGGGTCGGCACCCGGGTCGTCGATCTCCGCTGGCTCGCCCCGCTGCCGGTCGCCGACATCGTCCGCGAGTCCTCCGCCACCGGCCGGGTCCTCGTCGTCGACGAAACCCGCAGGTCAGGAGGGGTAGCGGAGGGCGTGCTCGCGGCGCTGATCGACTCCGGCTACGTCGGCTCGGTGACGCGGGTCGCCGCTGCTGACACATTTATTCCGCTCGGACATGCTGCGAAGACGGTCCTCGTCAGCGAAGATCAGATCATGTCAAGCGCACGGGCGATACTCGCGGCGTAA